The following nucleotide sequence is from Halictus rubicundus isolate RS-2024b chromosome 7, iyHalRubi1_principal, whole genome shotgun sequence.
TGCATGACGTTCCTCTCTCTCGTATACAGGAATTTGATGAGGGAAGGGGGAGGGGCATAAAGATTTTGTATACGCTGGTGACTCTGGTAAGAAGTAAATATTTAGGTAAACCGTGAACCGTGTGTATCCCGCAaacgaaaattttgaaatagcATTTTCTATATATTCCCGTGGAAATTTTTAAGATTCAATTAAAGCTTGTACATAATAAAGTATTTTGTTGTAAAATAAAGTATGTAATCAGCTTATAAAAgtttatatacaataaaattattttcatttcgttcTCTTTTCATGTTATGTATAAGAAGTATACTAAAATGTATCATAAAAAGTAGAACTTATAATACATGGTTTCAAAATCTTGGCTCTTCTTAGAATTATGCCCCTACTGATAAAGTAACTTCTGgttgtttttgtatttttaataacaaTGAGCAGGCTCCGGTTCCAGAGTTACAAGGCTGGCCTAACATTAGACGACTAGAAGGAGACACCAAATTATCTCGTTTTCCTAAAAACAGAAATTacgtatattaaataatttatgtgACAATTTCCtcgttatttataaaaatttatatataagtGTTTAATTGCTTTACCTTGTAATGTGGCGTATTTTAAGAAGTTGAGAGAACTTTCAAAGCTCATTTGTTGCAAAGGAGACGCAGAATCTTCCATTCCTTTTCGGCTAAGAGGTTGAAATCTGCCATCAAATGTCATGTAGTCCGCTATTAGTGACAAATGACGAGAATCGACTGTGATACCATATACTTTGAATACATCTTTCACTTCTTTAACAATAACTCTATTAGCAGCTTCAATACCGTAAGTTTGAGAAATACCGTAAATGTCATTAGAATacaatttattcaaatttaatattttgtcatatttaaACATTTCCTGTAACATAAGAGGATATAATTTAAAAACTTCAGAATGGAGTGATACGAACTGTATCGAACTTTTTTTTCTACTTACTATTATGTTTATGCCATCCGTTTTGAGAAGAGTCTCACCACtggtattttgaaatgtaaaagCACGTTTTATACATGGTACTTCCCATAAAACGGCTTTGTTTGCAACGTTTCTGATGATTGTTGGTAAATCCAATTTTATCATCTTGAGGGGTagctaaaaaatataataattggaactatatatatatgcatagtTATAGGAAACTAAAAAGTGTGTGCCATTATTTACCCAAAATGTTAATTTGCACCATGAATATTTGTCTTCGTCATAATCATACTGTACCACATGATAATACATGTTTACTACATCTTTTCTTCTTTGTGTATTATATATTTGACTTGCAAAAGATTCTGATTTGTCGTTGTTAATATCTTCATCCTCGTCTATATTTTGCTGCTCTTCTGTATGTTTCGATTTTTCATTGTCATTTTCAGTAGCATCATCTTCTTTTTCATTTACATCATCTATTTCCTCTTCCTCCGGGTCTTCGTACTCTTGATTTTCTCTATGTCGAGAAATCGATCGTGCCAAGGTTGCATCCGCGTCTTCCGCCGCCTCATCCTCATCCGAGGATTCATGCAATTCCCCTAAGCTTGTTCGTGCTTTCATTGAAAACTCTGACCTTCTATCCGGTTCACGTTGATCCAACATAGCATCATCGTCGTGCGTAGATTTCTTTTCCTCTTCAACGTGTAACAAAGCACCTGTTACATTGGCAACTTTTTTGATTTCTTTGAACAAttccttaaaaaatatttcttctgtCTTCTTTAATATCTCGTGTGGTTGAACACAAAATTCTCCTTTGTAGGACTTGTGTGGCAAATAATTTATAGTCATAGTACATACTAATCGTCTATCTGGccatttttccattttcctaCTTATCGTAATATCGTTTAATACATTCGATAAAATACATTTGGTCAACTTTAGACTTAATTTGTTTGCTCGCtttgttacatttttcaaactttttttaaaagGAATTTCCATACTAggtgttttaatatttttagatgCCATCATAAGTATTTCACGTAATCTAGGTATACCCAAAGTAACATTCATCTCACCACGACCAGCAAAGTGGAATGTGTTTAAAGTCATCTGAGTCGACGGCTCTCCAATCGACTGTGCCGCTAATAAACCTACTGGTTCACCAGGTGGACacacaattttcattattttcattgACATGAGATCTCTCAAATCGCTTTTTCTTATTAGAGAATTTACAGATTTATTAGCAATATATTCGTCTATTAAATGCTCTAACTGTTCAGAAAGTACACCAAAATCAATGTCTTGTCTATAGTATGATGTTACTGGGTCAGGACACCTGGTACATTGTGTATAAATAGCTTGTTTTTCTTCCTCCGAGGCTCTTATCCATTTTCTCATAAGCGAAAGAGCAGCTTTAGTTCTTCCGTTATTTTCATCGATTTCTGTATATTTTGATGGCTTAATCTTAAAGTCTTGTGTAGAAAATTTTGCGAAAGGACTGATTCTCCTTTTTTGCAATGCGTTTCCATTTTTACTTTCCCATTtcttaattttctttgttaatttcaaaattttgctAGTGTCAGAATCTTCTTTCAAGTTTTTAACTATCTCTTCGTTAAGAATAGCGTGTTTGTTATCTACTAAAAAGTCAATTTGTTCTTTCCTTAAAAATCTTGAGCCTGGTATGTCAAGTCCGTCCTCTCCGTAATAAATTTGTACTAAACTGCCATCTGAATCGCGTACTGTTGAATCGTAGTTAATAACTAATCCTTCAAGATGTTTAATAAGACATCGTTGCAGATATCCTGATCTACTGGTTTTCACAGCTGTATCAATAAGACCTTCGCGACCTGCCATGCAATGAAAGAAAAACTCCTGCGGTTTTATGCCTGTCATGAATCGACCGTCAATGAAACCGCCTGCTCTTGGTGTTGGGTCGTAAGCTGGAAAACTTGGAAGACTTTTCCCGCTTATCATTAAAGGTGGCCTTTTCCCTTCCAATTCAATTTGCCCCAACAAACACGATATCTGCATAGTGTTCACGGTCGAACCTTTGGCACCAGATTGTACCATTAATTGCAAATTATTATCTGGAAATTTCTTTAAAAGACCAGCTGGTAAGCACGTTTTATTTATATCGTTAGTATAAACATCTAATGCACTTTTGTATTTTCTGTCAACCAGTGCACGGAATTTAGGATTACTCCAATAAGACTCCTCCATTTTAGCTGTAATCTCATCCATTGGAGTATCCTCGGGTAATTCTAGCACAGATTTTTGGACATCTTCTCCAATCTGTCTACACTTCAAAATGATTTCTTTACGTTTCGTATCTGCTTTCATTACCAGTAAGATATCCTCAATGCCAAGTGTGAACCCATTTCTTTGTAAGGCAGCTTGGAATAATTTACCTAAGGCGCTCAGCAATTTTGTAGAGCATGCTCCACCATATAACTCGAATACACAGTGTATAAGTCCAAATGGAGTGGCACCATAATGCGTTTTATCGAGTATACCGCTTAACAATTCCCCGTTTCGTATAACGACTTCCGCTTCCGACATCGTTTTTGGATCAGAAAACTCAACACCACATTTCCAAGATCGCGGTTTCGCAGTTTGCCACTCTTTCGCATTGATCTTAGCATTTGATTGTAAATTAATGCGTGCCTGATTCGATGGAATgatattaataattacagtgGACACAATTTGTTTTCCAGACCATAATGGTACAGGTTTTATGATACTAGGAGGAAGAAGAATGATATTTCCCTGAATTGTTGACAGAGCAGCGTAAACTAGCTGCATGTAATCTTGCTTGTTAAAGAATGTTCCTCTTACTGTTAAACGTACGCCAGACACCATATGATCTTGAATAAGGCCACTTAGTGGAGTACCATCCTTTGGAACAAGATACTGATTAGGCACACTCGCTATGTTATATCCTTCACTTCTAGCAAGTTCATTTTGTGGAAAATGTGCGTTCATTTCGTCACCATCAAAATCGGCGTTGTACGCCTTGCAATTCGCATAGTGAAGGCGCAAAGTTTTCTCTCCTTTTAAAATACGCGCCTTATGAGCCATTATACTAGGTTTATGTAAAGTTGGCTGACGATTCAGCAACAAAATATCTCCGTTCTGTAAATGCCTATGTATAATCTTAATACCTCGAAAGAATTTGTTTGCTTTGTCACTAGTTGTTAAAAGACGTTTTGCCAATGCTTCTCGTTGAGTAGCATTCGCAGAAGAGATTCGTTGTACACTTCCATCTTCATGTTCAATCATTACTGCACCAGGATAAACATCGGGACCGTTTAAAACTAATTGTCGTAGATATACAACATTCCAAGGCGTAACGGGAGTTGGATACGTTAATTTCAATGCAAAAGTTTCAGGAATCCCGATTTCATCTATATTTAAGTTGGGGTCGGGTGTGATGACTGAACGAGCAGCAAAGTTGACTCGTTTACCCATCATATGCATTCTAATAACCCCTTCCTTCTTTTCTATCACTTGTTTCAGACCCTGACAGTTAGCGGAGTCTGCTGTTTTATTCATATCGCGGTCCATTAAGTGATCTACATTTACTTGCAAACTTTGCCAACCATTGTGCAATTTTTCTATTGCTGTGTTACCTTTTATTTGCTCAAAAACGAGCTTGCCCTCTTCTGGTAATTGATTTGTATCTCCATCTTGAATTGTTTGAATAATATTCCTAAGGACCAGACAATCTTGGATAATACTTTTGTAGACTTGAGACTGTGGATGTTCTATCATTTGACCGTTAACAAAATTGACTGGTCGAACTATAGGTGGTAAAACTGGTATTACTTCGAAGAAAAATATGTCGGTGGGATATTCGATGTCTACCATTCCAAAGCAGGGAATAATTACTTTGAGAAAATCTTTTTCATTTTGCCAGAGGTTTCTAAGATATTCTTTGGTCTGATTTGGCATTACCATTACCGTATCAAATCTGTGAATAACTTCACTTGATGGTGCTCCTTCGACAGCACTGTCAGACATTTTAACAGTcataattttattctttaaactCGTAATTTTTGGTATAACTTTTTtgcaatttatacaaatttttggtGTTGTGTATTGCTTGAGAACATTTTCAACATACATATGCCATTGTGTGTTAATATTCTTTGTGTTTAATTGCAGTTTGCTATACTGAACAATACTCTGATTGAACCTACTTCGATTGACAAGTCTTTCTATGTAACCATCAATAACATCTTGTATTAGTTGCAAATCAATATCATAAGGGTTGTTACAATCTGCAACAAGCAACGAGACTTCCTGCTCCAACCCTTCCATATCGCTGAGATATCCATCTTGAAGTAATTTCAGTTTTGCTTGGAGCAGTAACTTCACATGCGGTGGAATTTGTAGAACGTAACATTCCAAACATGATAGCTTAATCAGCATACATAATCCTTTATGAAATAAAGGATTTACAACGGGGACTGGTAGTTCTATATGGCCAAAATGACCTACACATTTGAATACATTACATCCGCATGTTCCACATGGATCAGAACTTTCTAGAAGTGGacctaaaaataaaaagatttacTTTTATGTGTCTTAAAAATTTCATGGTCAATAACACAGTACAACCCAGTAGGTTCTCACTCATTGTACTCCTGCAACTTACCTAATGATGGATCATATAATCCTCCTTTCAATGGGTGTCCCAATATATTGAACGATAATGGTGTCCTTATTTTAGTAACACTTAAATTTCGTATGTCATTTGCGGTAAACATAGAAAACATTAAGCAATTTGGATCCAAATGTTTTGGAGTTAACCGTGACGGCCGATATTTATTTAGAACCATTTTGACGAAACTCTCTCTACATTAACTTCAGTACtttaaagaaaaacaattttttaagttttttaattaaacaattgtattatttttaacagcataatatgtatattttaatattaaagaaatttaatattcatacCTTTTGGTATAATGTTCATGTAAAAGATCGGTATGTATAATAAGTCTTTCTTCAGTTCTTCgataattgaattaataatttgcATTATGACAAAAAATTCTACTGTAATCCTAAACAATTGAGGTTATGAAAGCATCGCCACATGGTGTTATGTTAGCAACATGTAATAGCAATAGGACGTGTGTCAACCAATTTTCGACGAATCGAAAATTGATATATAGCAATATCGATGTTGTATGGATGTGGAAAATGTGAGAAGTGCAAGACAGAACACTTGTATGTATGTACACTtgtctagagccccgcggacgtgagtcaaaaaaatacattgggtgattggtctactcctgtaccttgTCTGTGGTTGTAGGTAATgggcttctcgtggatctagttgcaacatttaacGTTCGttagcgtagagggcgtaagaaatctagatgtcggtatttcagatcgtgagacacgaaaccccatatggtgattggtctacttctatacctcgtctgtggttttgTGTCtcacaaaaaaaaacaactcgttttcttacgccctctacgctggcAAACGTAACTGTTGGAACAttaggtgattggtctacttctaCACCAGAGATATCCTCTCtgtctatacctcgtctgtggtatgtaTTCACCTGGAATGTCATAGAAACAAATTgatgtattaaaaaaatgtttaagttTGAAATGTAGTTTTGCGAATGCAAAGTCTATACTTTTGATACTTTTATTAGAATGCagttataaatatacatttggAAGTCATCTGTCGTTAGTGTACTTGTGATACATAATTAATCAACgaacatttattaatatatacgtAGATTC
It contains:
- the Rpi1 gene encoding RNA polymerase I subunit RpI1 produces the protein MVLNKYRPSRLTPKHLDPNCLMFSMFTANDIRNLSVTKIRTPLSFNILGHPLKGGLYDPSLGPLLESSDPCGTCGCNVFKCVGHFGHIELPVPVVNPLFHKGLCMLIKLSCLECYVLQIPPHVKLLLQAKLKLLQDGYLSDMEGLEQEVSLLVADCNNPYDIDLQLIQDVIDGYIERLVNRSRFNQSIVQYSKLQLNTKNINTQWHMYVENVLKQYTTPKICINCKKVIPKITSLKNKIMTVKMSDSAVEGAPSSEVIHRFDTVMVMPNQTKEYLRNLWQNEKDFLKVIIPCFGMVDIEYPTDIFFFEVIPVLPPIVRPVNFVNGQMIEHPQSQVYKSIIQDCLVLRNIIQTIQDGDTNQLPEEGKLVFEQIKGNTAIEKLHNGWQSLQVNVDHLMDRDMNKTADSANCQGLKQVIEKKEGVIRMHMMGKRVNFAARSVITPDPNLNIDEIGIPETFALKLTYPTPVTPWNVVYLRQLVLNGPDVYPGAVMIEHEDGSVQRISSANATQREALAKRLLTTSDKANKFFRGIKIIHRHLQNGDILLLNRQPTLHKPSIMAHKARILKGEKTLRLHYANCKAYNADFDGDEMNAHFPQNELARSEGYNIASVPNQYLVPKDGTPLSGLIQDHMVSGVRLTVRGTFFNKQDYMQLVYAALSTIQGNIILLPPSIIKPVPLWSGKQIVSTVIINIIPSNQARINLQSNAKINAKEWQTAKPRSWKCGVEFSDPKTMSEAEVVIRNGELLSGILDKTHYGATPFGLIHCVFELYGGACSTKLLSALGKLFQAALQRNGFTLGIEDILLVMKADTKRKEIILKCRQIGEDVQKSVLELPEDTPMDEITAKMEESYWSNPKFRALVDRKYKSALDVYTNDINKTCLPAGLLKKFPDNNLQLMVQSGAKGSTVNTMQISCLLGQIELEGKRPPLMISGKSLPSFPAYDPTPRAGGFIDGRFMTGIKPQEFFFHCMAGREGLIDTAVKTSRSGYLQRCLIKHLEGLVINYDSTVRDSDGSLVQIYYGEDGLDIPGSRFLRKEQIDFLVDNKHAILNEEIVKNLKEDSDTSKILKLTKKIKKWESKNGNALQKRRISPFAKFSTQDFKIKPSKYTEIDENNGRTKAALSLMRKWIRASEEEKQAIYTQCTRCPDPVTSYYRQDIDFGVLSEQLEHLIDEYIANKSVNSLIRKSDLRDLMSMKIMKIVCPPGEPVGLLAAQSIGEPSTQMTLNTFHFAGRGEMNVTLGIPRLREILMMASKNIKTPSMEIPFKKSLKNVTKRANKLSLKLTKCILSNVLNDITISRKMEKWPDRRLVCTMTINYLPHKSYKGEFCVQPHEILKKTEEIFFKELFKEIKKVANVTGALLHVEEEKKSTHDDDAMLDQREPDRRSEFSMKARTSLGELHESSDEDEAAEDADATLARSISRHRENQEYEDPEEEEIDDVNEKEDDATENDNEKSKHTEEQQNIDEDEDINNDKSESFASQIYNTQRRKDVVNMYYHVVQYDYDEDKYSWCKLTFWLPLKMIKLDLPTIIRNVANKAVLWEVPCIKRAFTFQNTSGETLLKTDGINIIEMFKYDKILNLNKLYSNDIYGISQTYGIEAANRVIVKEVKDVFKVYGITVDSRHLSLIADYMTFDGRFQPLSRKGMEDSASPLQQMSFESSLNFLKYATLQGKRDNLVSPSSRLMLGQPCNSGTGACSLLLKIQKQPEVTLSVGA